A single genomic interval of Argopecten irradians isolate NY chromosome 8, Ai_NY, whole genome shotgun sequence harbors:
- the LOC138329558 gene encoding uncharacterized protein: MTLVLVTRDPFTRLFSAYLDKYYLLGIWGREMAQNIGKGHRRIGGGYCGFNISFEEFLDYVTAEGTGNRREDRHTIPVSSLCDPCSVRYDVICKQETLTADVEHILEVINVTKTKRRTILEHIHSKSLEDIIFSWISSHVWYFNVFREDCSDKVMFMDRVWRILQFQGYINASLTFPVSLFQKLSVFTAEQVTSFILNATLSSPLTEAQMFLQRKRALWEAYGRIKPTTIARVREKFANDFRLFGYDMSPPCSFQ, encoded by the exons ATGACATTAGTTTTAGTTACCAGAGACCCATTTACAAGACTGTTCTCCGCGTACTTGGACAAGTATTATCTACTGGGGATCTGGGGTAGAGAAATGGCTCAGAACATAGGTAAAGGTCATCGGAGAATTGGAGGTGGTTATTGTGGATTCAACATATCCTTTGAAGAGTTTTTAGACTATGTGACGGCTGAAGGGACGGGGAATAGAAGAGAGGATAGACACACCATTCCAGTGTCGAGTCTCTGTGATCCTTGCTCCGTACGGTATGACGTCATCTGTAAACAAGAGACACTTACTGCTGACGTAGAACACATCCTCGAAGTCATCAACGTCACCAAAACGAAACGACGGACTATTTTAGAACACATTCATAGCAAGAGTTTggaggatattatcttttcttggATTTCCTCTCATGTATGGTATTTTAACGTTTTTAGAGAAGATTGTTCTGACAAGGTGATGTTTATGGACCGAGTATGGAGGATCTTGCAGTTTCAGGGATATATCAATGCTTCTCTGACATTCCCAGTTAGTCTATTTCAG AAGCTGTCTGTGTTTACAGCAGAACAGGTGACGTCATTCATCCTAAATGCAACACTTTCAAGTCCTCTTACGGAAGCCCAGATGTTTCTACAGAGGAAGCGTGCTTTATGGGAGGCATATGGTCGGATCAAACCTACTACGATAGCCAGAGTACGAGAAAAATTCGCAAAcgactttcgtcttttcggctACGATATGTCTCCGCCATGTTCCTTTCAGTGA
- the LOC138329556 gene encoding sulfotransferase 1B1-like, protein MDILSLSPEEREKALDAVRKVKFPIYDGCMLPKFPPIMANTEKHMQSIRNFDSRESDILLCTFPKCGTHWVHEIVSMILQGDARYTKGHKLNFMMEACNLEELANAPSPRFINTHLAFRHIPKKHVDNGYKIILVSRNPKDVMVSFYNHIDRDPLTSCGEDNFPGTWSDYIQDMCENRHNIYGGYFNYLSEWEEAKKTKVVTNVHSAFYEDLKKNPVAEIARLAAFLNKELSSQVMEDIANKCSFKNLVDATKSGQKGEDVLPLVSRDKTNFVFRKGTTGDWKNWFTVAQNEMFDQVLEREFKGIDLKFTYEL, encoded by the exons ATGGATATTTTATCACTCAGTCCAGAGGAAAGAGAGAAGGCCCTTGACGCCGTACGAAAAGTGAAATTCCCTATCTACGATGGCTGTATGCTACCAAAATTCCCTCCGATAATGGCTAATACTGAAAAACACATGCAGAGTATTAGGAACTTCGACTCCAGGGAATCAGATATACTACTCTGTACATTTCCTAAATGTG GGACACACTGGGTACACGAAATCGTATCCATGATCCTACAGGGAGACGCCAGATATACCAAAGGACATAAACTTAATTTCATGATGGAAGCTTGTAATCTTGAAGAATTAGCAAATGCTCCTTCACCACGTTTCATCAACACACACTTAGCTTTTCGTCATATCCCAAAGAAACACGTAGATAATGGATATAAAATCATCCTCGTGTCGAGAAACCCTAAAGATGTGATGGTGTCATTCTACAACCACATCGATAGGGACCCGTTGACGTCATGTGGAGAGGACAACTTCCCGGGGACCTGGAGTGACTACATACAGGATATGTGTGAAAACAGACACA ATATCTATGGTGGTTATTTTAACTACCTAAGTGAATGGGAAGAGGCAAAAAAGACAAAAGTAGTAACAAATGTACATAGCGCTTTCTATGAAGACCTGAAAAAG AATCCGGTCGCAGAAATCGCACGACTTGCAGCCTTTTTGAACAAAGAATTAAGCTCCCAAGTTATGGAGGATATCGCCAATAAATGTTCATTCAAAAACCTTGTGGACGCCACAAAATCAGGCCAAAAAGGAGAGGACGTTCTCCCGCTAGTTTCAAGGGATAAAACAAATTTCGTTTTCAGAAAAG GCACAACAGGGGATTGGAAGAACTGGTTCACAGTGGCACAAAATGAAATGTTCGATCAGGTGCTGGAACGAGAGTTTAAAGGCATAGACCTCAAATTCACATATGAATTATAG